The following coding sequences lie in one Erwinia amylovora genomic window:
- the rsmJ gene encoding 16S rRNA (guanine(1516)-N(2))-methyltransferase RsmJ, which produces MNICLLDESGAGDGALSVLAARWQLEHDNSAPMALVLTPQHLELRKRDEPKLGGIFVDFVSGAMAHRRKFGGGRGEAVAKAVGIKSGYLPDVVDATAGLGRDAFVLAALGCRVRMLERNPVVAALLDDGLRRGYADAEMGSWLRERLTLLHASSLLALTDITPPPDVVYLDPMYPHKQKSALVKKEMRVFQSLVGADDDADGLLQPARRLAKKRVVVKRPDYAPPLAGINTLNAVTTKSHRFDIYAPLLF; this is translated from the coding sequence GTGAACATCTGTTTGTTAGATGAATCAGGCGCCGGAGACGGCGCCTTATCTGTTTTAGCCGCCCGCTGGCAGCTGGAACACGACAACAGCGCGCCGATGGCGCTGGTTCTTACGCCACAGCACCTTGAGCTGCGCAAGCGCGATGAGCCTAAACTTGGCGGCATATTTGTAGATTTTGTCAGCGGCGCGATGGCGCATCGGCGTAAATTCGGCGGTGGCCGGGGTGAGGCGGTGGCAAAAGCCGTTGGCATTAAAAGCGGCTATTTACCGGACGTGGTCGATGCCACGGCGGGGCTGGGGCGCGATGCCTTTGTGCTGGCGGCGCTTGGTTGCCGGGTACGTATGCTTGAGCGCAACCCGGTGGTTGCGGCGCTGCTTGACGATGGTTTACGCCGTGGCTATGCCGATGCGGAAATGGGTTCCTGGCTGCGCGAAAGGTTGACGCTGCTGCATGCTTCCAGTCTGCTGGCGCTGACCGACATCACTCCGCCACCCGATGTGGTGTACCTCGACCCGATGTACCCGCATAAGCAGAAAAGTGCGCTGGTGAAAAAAGAGATGCGCGTGTTCCAGTCGCTGGTCGGCGCGGATGACGATGCGGACGGGCTATTGCAGCCCGCGCGTAGACTGGCGAAGAAGCGCGTAGTGGTGAAGCGCCCGGACTACGCGCCGCCGCTGGCAGGCATCAATACGTTAAACGCGGTGACCACCAAAAGTCACCGGTTTGATATCTACGCCCCGCTCTTATTCTGA
- a CDS encoding NAD(P)/FAD-dependent oxidoreductase produces the protein METFDVIVIGAGAAGLFCAAHAGQKGRRVLLIDNGKKAGRKILMSGGGRCNFTNLYTEPAAYLSQNPHFCKSALARYTQWDFIDLMNRHAIRWHEKTLGQLFCDDSAQQVVDLLLKECEEGQVTLRLRSEVVELTRDEGGYRLQLNGAEVRAGKLVIASGGLSMPGLGASPFGYKVAEQFGLKVFPTRAGLVPFTLHKPLLAQLQTLSGVSVSSTIAAEDGTVFKEALLFTHRGLSGPAALQLSSYWQPGEFITVNLSPAQDMDVFLNNERHAHPNQSLKNTLAKLLPKRLVECLQLLGRVPECTLKQLNSRQQGELASALHQWRVQPNGTEGYRTAEVTLGGVDTSQLSSKTMEARDVPGLYFIGEVVDVTGWLGGYNFQWAWSSAWACAQAL, from the coding sequence GTGGAGACGTTTGACGTAATCGTAATTGGCGCCGGTGCGGCTGGCCTGTTCTGCGCGGCTCACGCCGGGCAAAAGGGACGGCGCGTGTTGCTGATTGATAATGGCAAAAAGGCCGGACGTAAAATTTTGATGTCCGGCGGCGGGCGCTGCAACTTTACCAACCTCTATACTGAACCTGCAGCCTACTTGTCGCAAAACCCGCATTTTTGCAAATCTGCGCTGGCGCGTTACACCCAGTGGGACTTCATCGACCTGATGAATCGCCATGCAATTCGCTGGCATGAGAAGACTCTGGGCCAGCTGTTTTGTGATGATTCCGCGCAGCAGGTAGTCGATCTGCTGCTGAAAGAGTGTGAGGAAGGGCAGGTGACGCTGCGTCTGCGTAGTGAGGTTGTTGAACTGACACGCGATGAAGGCGGCTACAGGTTACAGCTGAACGGCGCAGAAGTTCGGGCCGGGAAACTGGTGATCGCCAGCGGCGGCCTGTCGATGCCGGGTCTTGGTGCATCGCCATTTGGCTATAAAGTTGCTGAACAGTTTGGTTTAAAGGTGTTCCCCACCCGTGCCGGACTGGTGCCGTTTACCCTGCATAAACCCTTGTTGGCACAATTGCAGACCTTATCCGGCGTGTCGGTGTCATCGACGATCGCCGCCGAAGACGGCACCGTCTTTAAAGAAGCGTTGCTGTTTACCCATCGTGGCCTGTCAGGGCCGGCAGCATTGCAACTGTCCAGCTACTGGCAGCCGGGGGAGTTTATTACCGTTAACCTGTCGCCCGCGCAGGACATGGATGTTTTTCTGAATAATGAGCGCCACGCCCATCCTAATCAGAGCCTGAAAAATACCCTTGCTAAGCTGCTGCCCAAGCGTCTGGTTGAATGCCTGCAGCTGCTGGGCAGGGTACCGGAGTGTACCCTGAAACAGCTGAACAGCCGCCAGCAGGGCGAGTTAGCCAGCGCCCTGCATCAGTGGCGCGTGCAGCCAAACGGCACCGAAGGCTACCGTACTGCTGAAGTGACGCTTGGCGGCGTGGACACCAGCCAGCTGTCGTCTAAAACTATGGAAGCACGCGATGTGCCCGGACTCTACTTTATTGGAGAAGTGGTCGATGTCACCGGCTGGCTGGGTGGCTATAACTTCCAGTGGGCGTGGAGCTCGGCCTGGGCGTGCGCACAGGCGTTGTAG
- the uspA gene encoding universal stress protein UspA, with amino-acid sequence MSYKHILIAVDLSPESKLLVDKAVSLARPYNAKVSLIHVDVNYSDLYTGLIDVNLGDMQKRLSQETHSALTELSASAGYPIAETLSGSGDLCQVLVDAIKQYQVDLVVCGHHQDFWSKLMSSARQLINTIHVDMLIVPLHDDDDDDD; translated from the coding sequence ATGTCTTACAAACACATATTGATTGCCGTCGACCTTTCGCCAGAAAGCAAGCTGCTGGTCGACAAGGCCGTATCGTTGGCCCGCCCCTATAACGCCAAAGTGTCGCTGATCCACGTTGATGTTAACTACTCAGATCTGTATACCGGACTGATCGACGTTAATCTTGGCGACATGCAGAAGCGACTTTCTCAAGAGACGCACAGTGCACTGACCGAACTGTCGGCCAGCGCCGGTTATCCGATTGCGGAAACCCTGAGCGGCAGCGGTGACCTTTGCCAGGTTCTGGTCGATGCCATCAAGCAGTATCAGGTGGATTTAGTGGTTTGCGGCCATCACCAGGATTTCTGGAGCAAGCTGATGTCCTCAGCGCGCCAGCTGATCAACACTATTCATGTTGATATGTTGATTGTCCCTTTGCATGATGATGACGACGACGACGACTGA
- a CDS encoding RidA family protein: MTRITKVKTGSVFEQQASYSRIVAVDNWIFVSNTAGRHPQSKIIPEDVSEQTHQVFANIGQALASVDATLADVVMSRVFIQDPRDVPTVMAIIGEKFRGVDPATTVTCPPLGSTVYKVELEVTAWRGAAAADVEEINLAL, encoded by the coding sequence ATGACCCGCATCACTAAAGTAAAAACTGGATCCGTCTTTGAACAACAGGCGAGCTATTCACGTATTGTCGCAGTGGATAACTGGATTTTCGTCTCTAATACTGCCGGACGTCATCCGCAAAGCAAAATCATCCCGGAGGATGTCAGCGAGCAGACCCACCAGGTGTTTGCCAATATCGGGCAGGCGCTGGCATCCGTTGATGCCACGCTTGCCGATGTGGTGATGTCACGCGTGTTTATTCAGGACCCGCGCGACGTACCAACGGTGATGGCCATTATTGGCGAGAAGTTTCGCGGCGTGGATCCCGCAACCACTGTCACTTGCCCGCCGCTCGGCTCTACCGTTTATAAGGTGGAGCTGGAAGTGACCGCGTGGCGCGGCGCGGCAGCGGCGGACGTGGAAGAAATTAACCTTGCTCTTTAA
- a CDS encoding helix-turn-helix transcriptional regulator translates to MHVISDCVYFELAVKKIISNESEMKVWCEKLIIIDMRYLSSPEEALKRVMTFSELFGSHFFVMVGDLSKISSESYDNNFIIDARLGMAEFVHQLRSLTQRKITLGQCTSWLTGLIHHKDNSQGITLTNMEKKIRALVFKNLSVANMASRLMLSNKTIYSHLNNMKNKYKAHSLNFLYLKIQNGESPQCSRVQNEFDNAE, encoded by the coding sequence ATGCACGTTATTAGCGACTGTGTTTATTTTGAACTTGCAGTAAAAAAAATAATTTCAAACGAAAGTGAAATGAAAGTATGGTGCGAAAAACTGATCATCATCGACATGCGCTATCTGTCATCTCCCGAAGAAGCCCTGAAGCGAGTAATGACTTTCTCAGAATTATTTGGCAGTCACTTTTTTGTCATGGTTGGAGATTTATCAAAGATCTCATCCGAATCGTATGATAATAATTTTATTATCGATGCCAGACTGGGCATGGCTGAATTTGTGCATCAGTTACGGTCGTTGACTCAAAGAAAAATCACCTTAGGTCAATGTACTTCCTGGCTAACAGGGCTGATCCACCATAAGGATAATTCGCAGGGTATAACGCTGACGAATATGGAAAAGAAAATCAGGGCGTTGGTATTTAAGAATTTATCCGTTGCGAATATGGCTTCGCGGCTTATGCTCAGTAATAAAACGATTTATTCCCATCTCAACAATATGAAAAATAAGTACAAAGCTCATTCTTTGAATTTTCTTTATCTCAAAATTCAAAATGGCGAGTCGCCACAATGCAGCAGAGTACAGAATGAGTTTGACAACGCCGAATAA
- the prlC gene encoding oligopeptidase A has protein sequence MTNPLLSSFTLPPFSAIKPEHVVPAVTQALDKSRSVVAEVVAKGAPYSWDNLVQPLAEVDDHLSRLFSPVSHLNSVKNSAELRQAYEQTLPLLSEYSTWVGQHEGLYQAYRDLKEGGNYAALDIAQKKAVDNALRDFELSGIGLSKEKQQRYGEIAARLSELGSTYSNNVLDATMGWSKLIADESELSGLPESALAAAKAQAEAKEQEGWLLTLDIPSYLPVMTYCDNQALREELYRAYSTRASDQGPNAGKWDNSTVMAEELALRHELAQLLGFASYADKSLATKMAENPAQVTDFLNDLAKRARPQAEQELAQLRTFAKKEYGIDELQPWDLTYFGEKQKQHLYAISDEQLRPYFPEQRVLGGLFEVVKRIYGITAKERHDVDVYHADVRFFDLFDESGEPRGSFYLDLYARENKRGGAWMDDCVGQMRKADGSLQKPVAYLTCNFNRPVNGKPALFTHNEVTTLFHEFGHGLHHMLTRIETPGVSGINGVPWDAVELPSQFMENWCWQPEALAFISGHYETGEPLPRELLDKMLAAKNYQAALFILRQLEFGLFDFRLHAEFDPAKGARILDMLKEIKQQVAVMPGPEWGRFPHAFSHIFAGGYAAGYYSYLWADVLAADAWSRFEEEGIFNRETGQSFLDNILTRGGSEEPMALFRRFRGREPKLDAMLEHYGIKEQGRKG, from the coding sequence ATGACCAATCCGTTACTCTCCTCTTTTACGCTTCCCCCTTTCTCTGCAATCAAACCTGAACATGTGGTGCCCGCCGTGACCCAGGCGCTGGATAAAAGCCGTTCAGTGGTGGCAGAAGTTGTGGCTAAGGGGGCACCCTACAGCTGGGATAATCTGGTGCAGCCGTTGGCGGAAGTGGATGACCATCTGAGCCGTTTGTTTTCACCGGTTAGCCATCTGAACTCGGTGAAAAACAGCGCGGAACTGCGCCAGGCCTACGAGCAAACGCTGCCGCTGCTATCGGAGTACAGCACCTGGGTTGGGCAGCATGAAGGGCTGTATCAGGCTTATCGCGATCTGAAAGAGGGCGGCAACTATGCGGCTCTGGATATTGCGCAGAAAAAAGCGGTGGACAACGCACTGCGTGACTTTGAGCTTTCCGGCATCGGATTGTCGAAAGAAAAACAACAGCGCTATGGCGAAATCGCCGCGCGTCTTTCCGAACTCGGCTCAACCTACAGCAACAACGTACTTGATGCCACTATGGGCTGGAGCAAACTGATCGCTGATGAGAGTGAGCTTTCCGGTTTGCCAGAAAGCGCGCTGGCTGCGGCGAAAGCACAGGCGGAAGCTAAAGAGCAGGAAGGTTGGCTGCTGACGCTGGATATCCCAAGCTACCTGCCGGTGATGACCTACTGCGACAATCAGGCGCTGCGCGAAGAGCTGTACCGCGCCTATTCCACCCGTGCTTCCGATCAGGGGCCAAACGCCGGCAAATGGGATAACAGCACGGTGATGGCAGAGGAACTGGCGCTACGCCACGAGCTGGCTCAACTGCTCGGTTTTGCCTCTTACGCCGACAAGTCGCTGGCGACCAAAATGGCGGAAAATCCAGCTCAGGTCACTGATTTTCTGAACGATCTGGCAAAACGTGCCCGTCCACAGGCGGAGCAAGAGCTGGCCCAGCTGCGTACCTTTGCGAAAAAAGAGTACGGCATTGATGAGCTGCAACCCTGGGATTTGACCTACTTTGGTGAGAAACAGAAGCAGCACCTGTACGCTATCAGCGACGAGCAGCTGCGCCCCTATTTCCCGGAACAGCGAGTGCTTGGCGGCCTGTTTGAAGTAGTGAAACGCATCTACGGCATTACCGCGAAAGAGCGCCACGATGTTGACGTTTACCATGCGGACGTGCGCTTCTTCGACCTGTTCGACGAAAGCGGTGAGCCGCGCGGTAGCTTCTATCTTGACCTGTACGCGCGTGAAAACAAGCGCGGTGGGGCGTGGATGGATGACTGCGTTGGCCAGATGCGAAAAGCCGATGGCAGCCTGCAGAAACCGGTCGCTTACCTGACCTGCAACTTTAACCGCCCGGTAAACGGCAAGCCTGCACTGTTTACCCATAATGAAGTGACGACCCTGTTCCACGAGTTCGGCCACGGTTTGCACCATATGCTGACGCGCATTGAAACCCCGGGCGTGTCCGGCATCAACGGCGTGCCCTGGGATGCCGTCGAGCTGCCAAGCCAGTTTATGGAAAACTGGTGCTGGCAGCCGGAAGCGCTGGCGTTTATCTCCGGTCATTATGAAACGGGCGAACCGCTGCCGCGGGAGCTGCTGGATAAAATGCTGGCGGCGAAAAACTATCAGGCGGCGCTGTTTATCCTGCGTCAGCTGGAGTTCGGCCTGTTCGACTTCCGCCTGCACGCCGAGTTTGACCCGGCTAAAGGGGCACGGATCCTGGATATGCTGAAAGAGATTAAACAACAGGTTGCCGTGATGCCCGGGCCGGAATGGGGGCGCTTCCCGCATGCATTTAGCCATATCTTTGCCGGTGGCTACGCGGCGGGTTACTACAGTTATCTGTGGGCCGATGTGCTGGCGGCAGATGCCTGGTCGCGTTTCGAAGAAGAGGGCATCTTTAACCGTGAAACCGGGCAGTCCTTCCTGGACAATATTCTGACGCGCGGCGGTTCCGAAGAGCCAATGGCGCTGTTTCGCCGTTTCCGTGGTCGTGAACCAAAGCTGGATGCGATGCTGGAACACTACGGTATTAAAGAACAGGGCAGGAAAGGATAA
- a CDS encoding NAD(P)/FAD-dependent oxidoreductase, whose product MAPAITPVQTASTFPSATTVVVIGGGIVGLTAALTLAERNIPVVLLEKGRLAGEQSSRNLGWVRKTNRVAEDIPLAQASDRLWAAMPQRTGYDVGYRQAGIMFIARTQAQMAMHERWLKSVAHLGLDSHLLSAKQISQRVPGGRGAWAGGIFTPSDGRAEPTLASSAIAKTAIAKGVTIVENCAVRSLVTSGGKVSGVMTEQGEIRCEQVLLAGGLWSRRFLGNLGISLPTLPLICSVLRTKPMEGPTDIAVGAPDFSFRKHCDGGFIITQRGALDASLTLDHLLIGSRYLAQLRAQRSFLRISLGRNFLSDLALPRRWHAHKRSPFERVRIMDPPANLALNAEAMANLISAWPAFEKAEIADAWAGVIDVTPDSNPVIGPVARIPGLTLATGFSGHGFGTSPAAGQLAADIVSSHSPIIDPKPYCFTRF is encoded by the coding sequence ATGGCTCCTGCAATCACTCCGGTGCAGACGGCATCGACCTTTCCCTCTGCCACCACGGTCGTGGTGATTGGTGGCGGGATCGTCGGGCTTACGGCGGCATTAACGCTGGCTGAACGTAATATCCCCGTGGTGCTGCTGGAGAAAGGGCGGCTGGCGGGGGAGCAGTCTTCGCGCAACCTGGGGTGGGTGCGCAAAACCAATCGTGTTGCCGAAGATATCCCGCTGGCGCAGGCATCCGATCGCCTGTGGGCAGCCATGCCGCAGCGCACCGGTTACGATGTCGGTTATCGTCAGGCGGGCATCATGTTTATTGCCCGCACCCAGGCGCAGATGGCGATGCATGAACGCTGGCTGAAATCCGTGGCGCACCTTGGCCTGGATTCGCACCTGCTAAGCGCAAAGCAAATTTCGCAACGGGTTCCCGGAGGGCGCGGCGCCTGGGCTGGCGGCATCTTTACGCCCTCGGATGGTCGTGCGGAACCCACGCTGGCCTCCAGCGCGATTGCCAAGACGGCAATCGCAAAAGGCGTGACGATTGTCGAGAACTGCGCGGTACGTTCGCTGGTGACCTCCGGTGGCAAGGTAAGTGGCGTTATGACCGAGCAAGGTGAAATCCGCTGCGAGCAGGTGCTGCTGGCGGGGGGGCTGTGGTCACGACGTTTCCTTGGCAATCTCGGCATCTCGCTCCCCACGCTGCCGCTAATCTGTTCCGTGCTGCGCACTAAACCCATGGAGGGGCCAACGGATATTGCGGTAGGCGCCCCGGACTTCTCATTTCGCAAGCATTGTGACGGTGGCTTTATTATCACCCAGCGCGGCGCGTTGGATGCTTCTCTGACCCTGGACCATCTGCTGATCGGATCGCGCTATCTGGCGCAGTTGCGCGCCCAGCGCAGTTTTTTACGCATTTCGCTGGGCAGAAATTTCCTTAGCGATTTGGCGCTGCCGCGTCGCTGGCATGCCCATAAACGCTCACCGTTCGAACGCGTACGCATCATGGATCCGCCAGCGAATTTGGCGCTGAACGCGGAGGCGATGGCGAATTTGATTAGCGCCTGGCCGGCGTTCGAGAAAGCTGAAATTGCCGATGCCTGGGCCGGCGTCATCGATGTGACCCCGGACTCCAATCCGGTGATCGGCCCGGTGGCGCGCATACCGGGACTGACGCTGGCGACAGGCTTTTCAGGACATGGTTTCGGTACTTCCCCGGCGGCCGGACAGCTGGCGGCGGATATCGTTTCCAGTCATTCGCCAATCATTGACCCGAAACCCTATTGTTTTACCCGCTTTTAA
- a CDS encoding helix-turn-helix transcriptional regulator, with amino-acid sequence MSHAMLPLHRADIYPEQPWFVLSAAQHYSLIPGSHPAISQFYSFEVAPSASLTLAVPDGCVDILFDCDAVRPVARVCGTTLEARSAELFCNHRYFGVRFAPGVMPDFLDITACELTDDEFDFLDVVPDARHACEQILNTSLFSQQIALFNTWFTPRLARKSSAVTRSVIRTIMQHKGNIRVEQLAALSGYTCRTIQRQFRQDTGLSPKAFGRMMRCQAALNNLHLPGNLSCSDLALDLGFSDQSHFLREFKKLVSTTPLDYQRRTLLAAGGNRTGCH; translated from the coding sequence ATGTCACATGCCATGCTTCCGCTTCATCGTGCAGATATTTATCCCGAGCAGCCCTGGTTTGTACTCAGTGCGGCGCAGCATTATTCGTTGATCCCCGGCAGCCATCCGGCCATTTCTCAGTTCTACAGTTTTGAAGTGGCACCGTCAGCCAGCCTGACGCTGGCGGTGCCGGACGGCTGTGTGGATATCCTTTTTGATTGTGATGCGGTGCGACCCGTGGCGAGAGTCTGCGGCACCACGCTGGAGGCGCGTAGCGCCGAGCTGTTCTGCAACCATCGCTATTTCGGTGTACGCTTTGCACCCGGCGTAATGCCGGATTTTCTTGATATAACGGCGTGCGAGCTGACCGATGACGAATTTGATTTTCTTGATGTGGTGCCGGACGCACGTCACGCCTGTGAGCAAATCCTTAATACTTCGCTGTTTTCGCAGCAGATCGCGTTGTTTAACACCTGGTTCACCCCCCGACTGGCGCGTAAATCCTCGGCGGTTACCCGCTCGGTGATCCGAACCATCATGCAGCATAAGGGGAATATCCGGGTTGAACAGCTGGCAGCATTAAGCGGCTATACCTGCCGCACCATCCAGCGCCAGTTTCGCCAGGATACCGGCCTGTCGCCCAAGGCATTCGGCCGTATGATGCGCTGCCAGGCCGCGCTGAATAACCTTCACCTGCCCGGCAATCTGTCCTGTTCCGACCTCGCTCTGGATCTGGGTTTCAGCGATCAGTCGCATTTTCTGCGCGAGTTTAAAAAGCTGGTCAGCACCACGCCGCTGGACTATCAGCGCCGCACCCTGCTGGCAGCCGGGGGTAACCGGACTGGCTGCCACTGA
- a CDS encoding tyramine oxidase subunit B: MSDSTKIDFIYLSEQDMIRAGVTDMPACVDTMEEMFGLLWQGDYRMAGSNNDSHGAMVTFPENSPFPTMPKPTADRRLMAMPAYLGGSFCTAGVKWYGSNIANREKGLPRSILMFTLNDVETGAPLAHMSANLLSAYRTGAVPGVGARHLARKDSKVVGLLGPGVMGKTVIAAFIAVCPEIDTIKVKGRGKQSLDSFISWVTVTYPQITSIEIVDSIEEVVRGSDIVTYCNSGEVGDPATYPIVKREWVKPGAFLAMPASCNIDEGMERADVRKVLDNTGLYHAWFEEVPKPAHNTIPVIGVRFMDMVAEGKMTHEQLEDIGKIIAGDAPGRLNDEEIIIMSVGGMPVEDVAWGTVVYRNALEKGIGVKLNLWESPVLS, encoded by the coding sequence ATGTCTGACTCAACTAAAATTGATTTTATCTATCTTTCAGAACAGGACATGATCCGCGCCGGGGTAACGGATATGCCAGCCTGTGTGGATACCATGGAAGAGATGTTCGGCCTGCTCTGGCAGGGGGACTATCGGATGGCTGGATCCAATAATGACTCGCACGGCGCGATGGTGACATTCCCGGAAAACTCCCCGTTCCCGACGATGCCAAAACCCACCGCCGACCGCCGCTTAATGGCGATGCCAGCCTATCTCGGCGGCAGCTTCTGCACCGCCGGGGTGAAGTGGTACGGCTCTAATATTGCCAACCGCGAAAAAGGGCTACCGCGCTCGATCCTGATGTTCACCCTGAATGATGTGGAAACGGGTGCGCCGCTGGCCCATATGTCGGCCAACCTGCTGTCGGCGTACCGTACCGGAGCCGTTCCCGGCGTTGGCGCGCGTCATCTGGCACGTAAGGATTCGAAGGTCGTTGGCCTGCTGGGGCCTGGGGTAATGGGGAAAACCGTTATCGCCGCTTTTATCGCCGTTTGTCCTGAAATCGACACCATCAAAGTAAAGGGGCGCGGCAAGCAAAGTCTGGACTCCTTTATCTCCTGGGTAACGGTCACTTATCCCCAGATTACCTCCATCGAGATTGTCGACAGTATCGAAGAGGTGGTGCGCGGCTCCGATATCGTTACCTACTGCAATTCGGGTGAAGTGGGCGATCCGGCGACTTATCCGATTGTGAAACGTGAATGGGTTAAGCCCGGCGCGTTCCTCGCCATGCCAGCGTCATGCAACATTGACGAAGGCATGGAGCGGGCTGATGTGCGCAAGGTGCTGGACAATACGGGGCTTTATCATGCCTGGTTCGAAGAGGTGCCGAAGCCTGCCCACAACACTATCCCGGTCATTGGCGTGCGCTTTATGGACATGGTGGCGGAAGGAAAGATGACGCACGAGCAGTTGGAAGACATTGGCAAAATTATCGCCGGTGATGCTCCCGGTCGTCTGAATGACGAAGAAATCATCATTATGTCGGTCGGCGGTATGCCGGTGGAGGACGTGGCCTGGGGCACCGTGGTGTACCGCAACGCGCTGGAAAAAGGCATCGGCGTGAAACTGAACCTCTGGGAATCCCCGGTACTGAGCTAA
- the pitA gene encoding inorganic phosphate transporter PitA — translation MLHLFAGLDLNTGLLLILALLFVLFYEAINGFHDTANAVATVIYTRAMRSQLAVVMAGVFNFFGVLLGGLSVAYAIVHLLPTDLLLNVGSAHGLAMVFSMLLAAIIWNLGTWYFGLPASSSHTLIGAIIGIGLTNALLTGTSVVDALNIPKMLGIFMSLVLSPIVGLVIAGGLVFILRRYWSGNKKRRRIHMTPAEREKLDGKKKPPFWTRIALIVSAIGVSYSHGANDGQKGIGLIMLVLIGVAPAGFVVNMNSSGYDITRTRDAVNHLEQYYLQHASSLEQVIQMSPPALPTPEEQQSGPNDFHCDAARALPALHLTQGLLNNLSSYDALNVEQRSQLRRLLMCISDTAEKAARLPETTSDDKRFLTKLKDDLLNTVEYAPVWIIVAVALALSLGTMVGWRRVATTIGEKIGKKGMTYAQGMSAQMTAAVSIGVASYTGMPVSTTHVLSSSVAGTMLVDGGGVQGRTIKNILLAWIFTLPISILLSGVLYWLALKLI, via the coding sequence ATGCTACATCTGTTTGCTGGTCTCGATCTCAATACCGGCCTGTTATTAATACTTGCTCTGCTGTTTGTCTTGTTCTACGAAGCTATCAATGGTTTCCATGATACGGCCAACGCGGTGGCGACCGTCATCTATACACGTGCAATGCGATCGCAGTTAGCGGTCGTTATGGCGGGGGTATTTAATTTCTTTGGCGTGCTGCTGGGCGGCTTAAGCGTGGCTTATGCTATTGTCCACCTGCTACCAACCGATCTACTGCTTAACGTAGGGTCTGCACACGGGCTGGCCATGGTCTTCTCCATGCTGCTTGCCGCTATCATCTGGAACCTCGGCACCTGGTATTTCGGCTTACCGGCTTCCAGTTCCCATACTCTGATCGGTGCCATCATTGGTATTGGCCTCACCAACGCGTTGCTGACGGGCACCTCGGTGGTGGATGCGCTTAATATCCCTAAAATGCTCGGTATCTTTATGTCGCTGGTCCTTTCACCGATTGTCGGCTTAGTGATTGCCGGCGGGCTGGTGTTTATTCTGCGGCGCTACTGGAGCGGGAATAAAAAACGGCGGCGTATTCATATGACGCCGGCAGAACGCGAAAAGCTCGACGGCAAGAAAAAACCGCCGTTCTGGACCCGGATCGCACTGATTGTCTCGGCGATTGGCGTCAGCTATTCGCACGGCGCTAACGATGGTCAAAAAGGGATCGGGCTGATTATGCTGGTGCTGATCGGCGTTGCGCCAGCCGGTTTCGTGGTCAACATGAACTCCAGCGGTTATGACATCACCCGTACTCGCGATGCGGTCAACCACCTGGAGCAGTACTACCTGCAGCATGCCTCTTCCCTGGAGCAGGTTATCCAGATGTCTCCCCCTGCGCTGCCGACGCCGGAAGAGCAGCAGTCCGGGCCGAACGACTTTCACTGTGATGCGGCACGCGCTTTACCTGCTCTTCATCTGACACAGGGGCTGTTGAACAACCTTTCCAGCTACGATGCTCTGAACGTTGAGCAACGCAGCCAGCTACGCCGCCTGCTGATGTGCATTTCAGATACCGCAGAAAAAGCTGCCAGGCTGCCAGAGACCACGTCTGACGACAAACGTTTCCTGACCAAGCTGAAGGACGACCTGCTGAATACCGTTGAGTATGCCCCGGTATGGATTATTGTTGCCGTGGCGTTAGCTCTGTCGCTGGGCACCATGGTTGGCTGGCGTCGTGTTGCTACCACCATCGGTGAGAAAATCGGCAAGAAAGGCATGACGTATGCTCAGGGGATGTCGGCGCAGATGACGGCGGCGGTATCCATTGGCGTGGCCAGCTATACCGGGATGCCGGTCTCGACTACCCATGTTCTCTCCTCCTCCGTAGCCGGCACCATGCTGGTTGATGGCGGTGGCGTTCAGGGGCGTACTATTAAGAACATCCTGCTGGCGTGGATCTTCACCCTGCCCATCTCGATTTTGCTTTCAGGTGTGCTTTACTGGCTGGCGTTGAAACTGATTTAA
- the uspB gene encoding universal stress protein UspB — protein sequence MISTVALFWALCVVCVINMARYYSSLRALLVVLRGCDPLLYQYVDGAGFFTSHGQPGKQVRLIGYIWAQRYLDHHDDEFIRRCQRLRGQFILTSALCGLVAIGLMGLVIWH from the coding sequence ATGATCAGCACCGTTGCGCTATTCTGGGCTCTTTGTGTCGTCTGTGTGATCAATATGGCACGCTACTACTCTTCTCTGCGTGCGCTGCTGGTAGTGCTTCGCGGCTGCGATCCGCTGCTGTATCAGTATGTGGACGGGGCCGGTTTCTTTACTTCTCATGGCCAGCCGGGCAAGCAGGTACGGCTTATCGGCTATATCTGGGCGCAGCGCTATCTTGACCATCACGATGACGAGTTTATCCGCCGCTGCCAGCGGCTACGTGGGCAATTTATATTAACCAGCGCGCTTTGTGGGCTGGTAGCGATCGGCCTGATGGGGCTGGTTATCTGGCACTAA